Genomic DNA from uncultured Fibrobacter sp.:
ATTTGCCGGCTTTCCAAAAGCGACCAGGTTGACTTAAGCTGTTCATAAGCCTTGTCCGCATTAGCCTCGATGTTGTGCGCTCTACAATACTTCAATTCGCAAAGAAGCAAAAATCCACCATCAACAACATCTCTCGGTTTGAAAAGGCATTCGCAATTCTTGGTTTTATCGGGAAAGTAATCCGGATGTTCTTCAAAATTAACACCGTAGATTACAACATGTTTGGGATTTTGCAAATGGAATGACTTTATATCGTCAAACTCGGATTCCGAGACGCAGACGCCCTTTTTCGCGCTCTCCGGTTCGAAACGCGTCTGTTCCGTATAATCGGCGACCCACACGTCATTTTGATATTCGCGGGCGTGTTCGAATTTTTCAACAATGTTAGCCATAGTATGCTGCATAGTTGGAAAATTCGCTCATCACACGCTTCATTACGCGGTCAAAGTAATTGCCTCGAATGAGTCCATCTTCATCTTGTAGCGGGGTTACAGTCCCATTACGTAATTCCCATGCAGCTACATTTTGGGGATCTACAAAACAATCCTTTCGGTCATCATCCTGCAATCTGTCGCGAACAATATATCCAAGCATATAATTGTTAATCGCATATAAAAGGTAGGGACTATGCGTCGCAATAAACAATCCGTCAGAATGCATCGAAGCATTTTTCAGAAGACTTTGTACAAGTTCGACCTGCGTAAGCGGGAAAAGATTCTGCTCGGGTTCTTCCAGGTATATATCCGAATACGCCGTGCGAGTAAAGTTCTCGTATAGTTTCAAACATTCCTTATAGTCTTCTTGAGACTTAAAGGGCAATGTCAAGCGACCGACTTTTCCAAAATATCGATCGTCTTCGCTTGCAAGCACTTCCAGGGATTTTTTGTAGCGTTTTTCGTATATATGGAAAAGCACCGATTCGTTTTCACTATCACTTACGATATTGGATGGCAACTTGGCAGAATACTGTTCATCAAAAAGGAACTTCAGGTAAGCCCACATTGGGATAACGGACTGCAATCCACTAGAAGCATTCGTCA
This window encodes:
- a CDS encoding AAA family ATPase; translated protein: MHMKKLVIKNIGPIQSVSLDLKKINVVIGPQSAGKSCILKIACFCAWAEKRILLEQGKNGFANFSYVIDNLIVFHKLEGYIRYGSLIEYKSDYVHFICDFSKSTFDLTIFDGCWRYKRSKISYIPSERNLVAAIPNWFEVKFDNTNIRNFIADWNGVRGMYSPGNMLDILDLNVKYYYDAEASRDYVLLGDGNKVNLTNASSGLQSVIPMWAYLKFLFDEQYSAKLPSNIVSDSENESVLFHIYEKRYKKSLEVLASEDDRYFGKVGRLTLPFKSQEDYKECLKLYENFTRTAYSDIYLEEPEQNLFPLTQVELVQSLLKNASMHSDGLFIATHSPYLLYAINNYMLGYIVRDRLQDDDRKDCFVDPQNVAAWELRNGTVTPLQDEDGLIRGNYFDRVMKRVMSEFSNYAAYYG